A single window of Sander lucioperca isolate FBNREF2018 chromosome 22, SLUC_FBN_1.2, whole genome shotgun sequence DNA harbors:
- the ccdc78 gene encoding coiled-coil domain-containing protein 78 gives MDTQDHQTTSNELQERLQALTEENLQLRDKNERLFTKVGYLESRLGHLASSNTDLSCRLVQSEEEKLKISKELVEEKILTNKMKEQFEEEKFELKNKILNQAGGITELEMERDTLFRELQSAEARLKVGEKSGQDWTEEYATLKKNYLALAKAHDEELAQSEELSAELLALAQAQDALRRQLQEQQQSVKTTTQGLHGELDRVRALISRMSRNRVKLEDLAALDKEQKSMEKTLLGNQDEIKDMLEKMKNSYEEQLKKLEEKVVAMGKAHQENKRAIHNRQQELFEQSGALMCSQSQVKAVEEENSMLQLQVKELNEEYRARLMCYLQDLAEYIDGVGEGKSPSETSEMRAHVDSMLQDVRSSYRVREEQLASAARSYKKRLQKITKTHHALLIAYRVQRELVLAKPESGLDPGPPEACFSLEPTELRHETEKELQHLRQDKARLEGQLQVAQEQVAVLKMPVQNLSQQDSACEESWTDIRKQLREITDSTLVNFEKERALLITRATVAEAQVSELQDYIDNHLGRYKEEISHLCRLHGIQEAGRSQSANSSLH, from the exons ATGGACACACAGGACCACCAGACAACTTCAAATGAACTTCAGGAGCGACTTCAAGCTCTGACAGAAGAAAAT TTGCAGCTGCGTGACAAAAATGAACGCCTTTTCACCAAAGTGGGCTACCTGGAGAGCAGACTGGGCCACCTGGCCAGCTCCAACACAGATCTGTCCTGCAGGCTGGTCCAGAGTGAAGAGGAAAAACTCAAG ATATCTAAGGAGCTTGTGGAGGAGAAAATTCTGACAAACAAGATGAAAGAGCAGTTTGAAGAAGAGAAGTTTGAGCTGAAAAACAAG ATATTGAACCAAGCTGGTGGAATAACAGAGCTTGAGATGGAACGAGACACCTTATTCAGGGAACTCCAGTCTGCTGAGGCTCGTCTGAAAGTGGGAGAGAAGAGCGGCCAAGACTGGACAGAGGAGTACGCCACACTGAAGAAGAACTACCTAGCTCTGGCTAAGGCCCATGATGAAGAGCTGGCCCAGAGTGAAGAGCTAAGTGCTGAGCTGCTGGCACTGGCCCAGGCCCAGGACGCCCTCCGTAGGCAGctgcaggagcagcagcagagtgtGAAGACTACCACCCAAGGCCTGCACGGTGAGCTGGACAGGGTGCGGGCCTTGATCAGCCGCATGTCACGTAACAGGGTCAAG CTTGAGGATCTGGCAGCTTTGGACAAGGAGCAAAAATCtatggaaaaaact CTACTTGGAAACCAAGATGAGATCAAAGACATGCTGGAGAAAATGAAGAACAGCTACGAGGAGCAGCTGAAGAAACTGGAGGAGAAAGT GGTGGCAATGGGGAAAGCCCACCAGGAGAACAAAAGAGCGATCCACAATCGACAGCAGGAACTATTTGAGCAGAGTGGG GCCCTGATGTGCTCTCAGAGCCAAGTGAAGGCGGTAGAAGAAGAGAACTCAATGCTGCAGCTTCAAGTCAAAGAGCTGAATGAGGAATACCGTGCAAGGCTTATGTGCTATTTACAGGACTTAGCT GAGTACATTGATGGAGTTGGAGAAGGTAAAAGCCCTTCAGAGACTTCTGAGATGAGGGCACACGTGGACAGCATGCTCCAGGATGTTCGTTCATCCTACAGGGTCAGGGAGGAACAGCTCGCCTCTGCTGCTCGCTCCTATAAGAAGAGACTTCAGAAGATCACCAAGACCCATCATGCTCTCCTTATTGCATACAG GGTTCAGAGGGAGCTGGTCTTGGCCAAACCAGAGAGCGGTCTTGACCCTGGACCCCCAGAAGCCTGCTTCAGCCTGGAGCCCACTGAGCTCAGACATGAAACTGAGAAGGAGCTCCAGCACCTTCGCCAGGACAAAGCGAGGCTGGAGGGTCAGCTGCAGGTGGCCCAGGAGCAG GTGGCTGTCTTAAAAATGCCTGTTCAGAATTTAAGCCAACAGGA CTCGGCATGCGAGGAATCCTGGACGGACATAAGGAAACAGCTGAGGGAGATCACAGACTCTACACTG gtgAACTTTGAGAAGGAGCGCGCCCTTCTCATCACCAGGGCAACAGTTGCAGAGGCGCAGGTGTCGGAGTTGCAGGACTATATTGACAACCACCTGGGCAG GTATAAAGAGGAGATCTCACATCTCTGCAGACTGCATGGGATACAGGAGGCCGGGCGTTCCCAAAGTGCTAATTCATCACTCCATTAA
- the metrn gene encoding meteorin, producing MPAFGVWINAIWILFFAGFDAASSSYSEDQCSWRGSGLSQQQGSVEQISLHCSEGTLDWLYPKGALRLTLSPRLPSVAVGPGGSSSGLITACVKPSEQFHGAQLYLERDGVLELLVGDRLESSPPPRVRCFSRLPGERVALFLQATPHQDISRRIASFRYELRGDWTARLSLDSNPISSEEACRPCNNTEILMAVCTSDFVVRGNIRSVVEDDNLRAAVIKVSATRVFRQKYTLFTGNSRLTSRGEVRTLLQCGVKPGPGSFLFTGRVHFGEAWLGCAPRYKDFQRAYTIAKAAQQIPCELPVD from the exons ATGCCTGCTTTTGGGGTTTGGATTAACGCaatttggattttattttttgccgGTTTTGACGCGGCTTCTTCAAGCTATTCTGAAGACCAGTGCAGCTGGAGAGGCAG TGGTTTGTCCCAGCAGCAGGGCAGTGTGGAGCAGATCTCCCTCCACTGCTCGGAGGGCACACTGGACTGGCTGTATCCCAAAGGGGCCCTGCGCCTCACCCTCTCACCCCGCCTGCCCTCTGTGGCGGTGGGGCCCGGCGGCAGCAGCTCGGGCCTCATCACGGCCTGCGTCAAGCCCTCTGAGCAGTTCCATGGAGCCCAGCTGTACCTGGAGAGAGATGGGGTCCTGGAGCTCCTGGTAGGGGACCGCCTGGAGTCCTCTCCCCCACCGAGGGTTCGCTGTTTCAGCCGCCTGCCTGGGGAGAGGGTGGCTCTCTTCCTGCAAGCTACACCTCATCAGGACATCAGCAGGAGGATCGCCTCCTTTCGCTATGAGCTGAGAGGGGACTGGACCGCTCGCCTGTCGCTGGACTCCAACCCCATCAGCAGTGAAG AGGCCTGCAGACCCTGCAacaacactgagatcctgaTGGCCGTTTGCACCAGTGACTTTG TCGTGCGAGGTAACATccgatcagtggtggaagatgaTAACCTACGGGCAGCGGTGATTAAAGTCAGCGCCACCCGGGTGTTTCGTCAGAAGTACACCCTGTTCACCGGCAACAGTCGCCTGACCAGCCGGGGTGAGGTTAGGACTCTGCTGCAGTGTGGCGTCAAACCAGGGCCCGGCAGCTTTCTCTTCACCGGTCGGGTCCACTTTGGAGAGGCCTGGTTGGGCTGCGCTCCCCGTTACAAGGACTTCCAGCGGGCTTACACTATAGCCAAAGCAGCCCAGCAGATACCCTGTGAACTGCCTGTAGACTGA